From Pantoea sp. Ep11b, the proteins below share one genomic window:
- the nudB gene encoding dihydroneopterin triphosphate diphosphatase, with protein MGYKHPVSVLVVISARDTGRVLMLQRRDDPSFWQSVTGSLEPGESPLATACREVNEEVGIDVVAERLEMEDCQRQIDFEIFPHFRHRYAPGVTHNHEHWFRLQLPQERDITLTEHLAFRWLAAAEAAALTRSWSNRQAIEEFA; from the coding sequence ATGGGCTACAAACACCCGGTTTCAGTGCTGGTCGTGATTTCGGCGCGGGATACTGGCCGGGTGTTAATGCTGCAGCGGCGTGACGATCCCTCGTTCTGGCAGTCGGTGACCGGCAGCCTGGAACCGGGGGAGTCGCCGCTGGCGACCGCGTGTCGTGAAGTGAATGAAGAGGTCGGCATCGACGTCGTGGCTGAGCGGCTGGAGATGGAGGATTGTCAGCGTCAGATTGACTTTGAAATCTTCCCCCATTTCCGTCATCGCTACGCGCCGGGCGTCACCCATAATCACGAGCACTGGTTTCGCCTGCAATTGCCGCAGGAGCGTGATATCACGCTGACCGAACATCTGGCGTTTCGCTGGCTGGCGGCGGCGGAGGCAGCAGCATTAACCCGATCATGGAGTAACCGCCAGGCAATTGAAGAATTTGCCTGA
- the aspS gene encoding aspartate--tRNA ligase: MRTEYCGQLNLSHVGQQVTLCGWVNRRRDLGSLIFIDMRDREGIVQVFFDPDREDAFKLASELRNEFCIQITGTVRARDEKNKNSDMATGEVEVFAQALTIINRSEPLPLDSNQTNSEEARLKYRYLDLRRPEMVTRLKTRARITSFVRRFMDDEGFLDIETPMLTKATPEGARDYLVPSRVHKGKFYALPQSPQLFKQLLMMSGFDRYYQIVKCFRDEDLRADRQPEFTQIDVETSFMTAPQVREIMERLIRNLWQDVQGVDLGEFPQMTFAEAMHRYGSDKPDLRNPMELVDVGDLLKNVEFQVFSGPANDAKGRVAALRVPAGAQLSRKQIDEYGKFVEIYGAKGLAWMKVNVRADGLEGVQSPVAKFLNAEIVEGILSRTGAQDGDIIFFGADRAKVVADALGALRLKVGRDLSITDENAWAPLWVIDFPMFEEDEEGGLAAMHHPFTAPKEMSASELAADPTRAVANAYDMVINGYEVGGGSVRIHNGEMQQTVFSILGIEANEQREKFGFLLDALKFGTPPHAGLAFGLDRLTMLLTGTDNIRDVIAFPKTTAAACMMTEAPSEANPASLLELGIQVVKKEKLENK, encoded by the coding sequence ATGCGTACAGAATATTGCGGACAGCTCAATCTGTCTCATGTGGGTCAGCAAGTCACGCTCTGCGGCTGGGTAAACCGCCGTCGCGATCTGGGCAGTTTGATTTTTATCGATATGCGCGACCGCGAAGGCATCGTGCAGGTGTTTTTTGATCCCGATCGTGAGGACGCGTTTAAGCTGGCTTCTGAACTGCGTAACGAATTCTGCATCCAGATCACCGGAACCGTGCGTGCGCGTGATGAGAAGAATAAAAACAGCGACATGGCGACCGGTGAAGTGGAAGTGTTCGCCCAGGCGCTGACTATCATCAACCGCTCTGAGCCACTGCCGCTGGACTCTAACCAGACCAACAGCGAAGAAGCGCGTCTGAAATATCGCTATCTGGACCTGCGTCGTCCTGAGATGGTGACGCGCCTGAAAACCCGCGCCAGAATCACCAGCTTTGTCCGTCGTTTTATGGATGACGAAGGTTTCCTGGATATCGAAACCCCGATGCTGACCAAGGCGACCCCTGAGGGCGCGCGTGACTATCTGGTGCCGAGCCGGGTTCACAAAGGTAAATTCTACGCGCTGCCGCAGTCACCGCAGCTCTTCAAGCAGCTGCTGATGATGTCCGGTTTTGACCGCTACTATCAGATCGTTAAATGTTTCCGCGATGAAGATCTGCGTGCTGACCGTCAGCCAGAATTTACCCAGATCGACGTCGAAACCTCCTTCATGACCGCGCCTCAGGTGCGTGAAATCATGGAGCGTTTAATCCGCAACCTGTGGCAGGACGTGCAGGGCGTTGACCTCGGTGAATTCCCGCAGATGACCTTTGCGGAAGCGATGCATCGCTACGGTTCCGATAAGCCCGATCTGCGTAACCCGATGGAGCTGGTGGACGTGGGCGACCTGCTGAAAAACGTGGAGTTCCAGGTCTTCTCTGGCCCGGCGAACGATGCCAAAGGCCGTGTAGCCGCGCTGCGTGTGCCTGCCGGTGCGCAGCTGAGCCGCAAGCAGATTGATGAGTACGGTAAGTTCGTCGAAATTTATGGCGCAAAAGGCCTCGCATGGATGAAGGTCAATGTCCGTGCTGACGGCCTTGAAGGCGTGCAGAGCCCGGTCGCTAAGTTCCTGAACGCGGAGATCGTCGAAGGCATCCTGAGCCGCACCGGCGCGCAGGATGGCGATATCATCTTCTTTGGTGCCGACCGTGCCAAAGTGGTGGCTGACGCCCTGGGCGCGCTGCGCCTGAAAGTGGGCCGCGATCTCAGCATCACCGACGAGAACGCCTGGGCACCGCTGTGGGTCATTGACTTCCCGATGTTCGAAGAGGACGAAGAGGGCGGTCTGGCGGCGATGCACCATCCGTTCACCGCGCCGAAAGAGATGAGCGCCTCAGAGCTGGCCGCCGATCCGACCCGGGCCGTGGCTAACGCCTACGACATGGTGATCAACGGCTACGAAGTCGGTGGCGGTTCCGTGCGTATCCACAACGGCGAAATGCAGCAGACGGTCTTCAGCATTCTGGGGATTGAAGCGAACGAGCAGCGCGAGAAGTTTGGCTTCCTGCTGGACGCGCTGAAGTTCGGTACGCCTCCACATGCGGGCCTGGCCTTTGGTCTGGATCGCCTGACCATGCTGCTGACCGGCACCGACAACATCCGTGACGTTATCGCCTTCCCGAAAACCACGGCAGCGGCCTGCATGATGACCGAAGCACCAAGCGAAGCGAACCCCGCTTCTCTGCTGGAGCTGGGCATTCAGGTCGTGAAAAAAGAAAAGCTCGAGAACAAATAA
- a CDS encoding DUF72 domain-containing protein, with amino-acid sequence MTLRIGLPQWQHSHWKRWGIGSLADYARYFHCVEGNTTLYALPNAETVMRWRDMTHEAFRFCFKFPNTISHQAALQHSDDLLTDFLRLMEPLADRIGQYWLQLPASFSPAELEALWTFLDSLPRRFHYGVEVRHPAFFAKGEAERALNRGLLARGVNRVMLDSRPVHASTSQSPAALVARSQKPRVPPHALRTGSQPMVRFIGSDSVEESVPLFQIWHDKLMAWQQQGDVMLFLHTPDMGQVFPLVQALWPQLQQIDPGIGNGPDWPQQSSLF; translated from the coding sequence GTGACACTTCGTATTGGCCTGCCTCAGTGGCAGCATTCACACTGGAAACGCTGGGGTATCGGCAGCCTGGCGGATTATGCCCGCTATTTCCACTGTGTGGAGGGAAATACCACGCTCTATGCGCTGCCCAATGCTGAAACGGTGATGCGCTGGCGCGACATGACGCACGAGGCGTTTCGCTTCTGCTTTAAGTTTCCAAACACCATCAGCCATCAGGCAGCACTGCAACACAGCGACGATCTGCTGACCGATTTTCTGCGCCTGATGGAGCCACTGGCCGATCGTATCGGTCAGTACTGGCTGCAGCTGCCGGCCAGCTTCTCACCGGCGGAGCTGGAGGCGCTCTGGACGTTTCTGGATAGCCTGCCGCGCCGTTTTCACTACGGCGTCGAGGTTCGCCATCCGGCATTCTTTGCCAAGGGTGAGGCGGAGCGGGCGCTGAACCGGGGTCTGCTGGCGCGCGGCGTCAACCGCGTGATGCTCGACAGCCGCCCGGTACACGCCTCTACCTCGCAGAGTCCGGCCGCGCTGGTCGCGCGTTCTCAGAAGCCCCGCGTGCCGCCGCACGCCCTGCGCACCGGATCGCAGCCGATGGTACGCTTTATCGGCAGTGACAGCGTGGAAGAGAGCGTGCCGCTGTTTCAGATCTGGCATGACAAGCTCATGGCGTGGCAGCAGCAGGGCGATGTGATGCTGTTTCTGCATACGCCCGATATGGGCCAGGTTTTTCCGCTGGTGCAGGCACTCTGGCCGCAGCTTCAGCAGATCGACCCCGGCATCGGCAACGGACCTGACTGGCCGCAACAGAGCTCACTGTTTTGA
- a CDS encoding MAPEG family protein, with product MISALYVVLGAILVMKFTLDVVRYRRFYHVAYGDGGYHDLKMAIRIHGNAIETVPLALLLLVMMEMNGADIWMVHLTGLLFFISRLLHAWGLRSSAMAGRKYGMMLTLFSLCGMVIFNLIYLPWELVLTLH from the coding sequence ATGATTAGCGCATTATATGTGGTGCTGGGTGCAATACTGGTGATGAAATTTACGCTGGATGTGGTGCGTTATCGTCGTTTCTATCATGTGGCCTACGGCGACGGTGGCTATCACGACCTGAAAATGGCCATTCGTATTCACGGCAATGCCATCGAAACCGTTCCGCTGGCGCTGCTGCTGCTGGTCATGATGGAGATGAACGGCGCTGATATCTGGATGGTGCATCTCACCGGTCTGCTGTTTTTCATCAGCCGTCTGCTGCACGCCTGGGGTTTACGCAGCAGCGCGATGGCAGGCCGCAAATATGGCATGATGCTGACGCTGTTTTCACTGTGTGGCATGGTCATTTTTAACCTGATCTACCTGCCGTGGGAGCTGGTCCTGACGCTGCATTGA
- the cmoA gene encoding carboxy-S-adenosyl-L-methionine synthase CmoA, producing MSDRDQLFSAPIAKLGDWTFDERVAEVFPDMIQRSVPGYSNIISMIGMLAERFVTPDSQVYDLGCSLGAATLSVRRNIHVPGCQIIAVDNSPAMVERCRRHLDAFRADTPVTVLEADIRDIPIENASLVVLNFTLQFLEPPARLALLQKIWQGLKPGGALVLSEKFSFEDADVGELLFNMHHDFKRANGYSELEISQKRSMLENVMLTDSVETHKARLKQAGFPHAELWFQCFNFGSLVALK from the coding sequence ATGTCTGACCGCGATCAACTTTTCTCAGCGCCCATTGCAAAACTGGGCGACTGGACCTTTGACGAGCGCGTTGCTGAAGTCTTTCCTGACATGATTCAGCGCTCGGTGCCGGGCTACTCCAATATCATTTCGATGATTGGTATGCTGGCTGAACGTTTTGTCACCCCGGACAGCCAGGTTTACGATCTGGGCTGTTCGCTGGGCGCGGCGACCCTGTCGGTGCGCCGCAATATTCATGTGCCGGGTTGCCAGATCATTGCCGTGGATAACTCTCCGGCGATGGTCGAACGCTGCCGTCGTCATCTGGATGCCTTCCGCGCTGACACGCCGGTCACGGTGCTGGAAGCGGATATCCGCGATATTCCCATCGAAAATGCCTCGCTGGTGGTGCTCAACTTTACGCTGCAGTTTCTGGAGCCGCCTGCCCGACTGGCGCTGCTGCAGAAGATCTGGCAGGGACTGAAACCGGGTGGCGCGCTGGTGCTGTCGGAGAAGTTCAGTTTTGAAGATGCCGATGTCGGCGAACTGCTGTTCAACATGCACCACGACTTCAAGCGCGCCAACGGCTACAGCGAACTGGAGATCAGTCAGAAGCGCAGCATGCTGGAAAATGTGATGCTGACGGACAGCGTTGAAACCCATAAAGCCCGCCTGAAACAGGCCGGTTTCCCGCACGCCGAACTCTGGTTCCAGTGCTTTAACTTTGGTTCACTGGTGGCGTTGAAATGA
- the cmoB gene encoding tRNA 5-methoxyuridine(34)/uridine 5-oxyacetic acid(34) synthase CmoB, with the protein MIDFGRFYQQIAVGPLAKWLEVLPAQISEWQRENLHGHFRDWYKSLEYLPLLEPQKLDLLHSVTADRDDISDRHRQGIEKLLRNLMPWRKGPYFLYGTHINTEWRSDWKWERVIPHISPLAGRTVLDVGCGSGYHMWRMIGAGAHLVVGIDPMQLFLVQFEAVRKLLNDDRRAHMLPLGIEQLPALQAFDTVFSMGVLYHRRSPLDHLLQLKNQLVSGGELVLETLVIEGEVNQVLVPGERYAQMRNVFFIPSADALKSWLEKSGFVDVRIVDFARTTTEEQRRTDWMTSESLAEFLDPDDPAKTIEGYPAPLRAVLVATKP; encoded by the coding sequence ATGATCGACTTTGGCCGTTTTTATCAGCAAATCGCCGTGGGTCCGCTGGCGAAGTGGCTGGAGGTATTACCGGCGCAGATCAGCGAATGGCAGCGTGAAAACCTGCATGGACACTTCCGTGACTGGTACAAGTCGCTGGAGTATCTGCCGCTGCTGGAACCGCAGAAGCTCGACCTGCTGCACAGCGTGACCGCCGACCGCGATGACATCAGCGATCGTCATCGTCAGGGCATAGAAAAATTACTGCGCAACCTGATGCCGTGGCGCAAAGGCCCCTATTTCCTCTATGGCACCCATATCAATACCGAATGGCGCTCAGACTGGAAGTGGGAGCGCGTGATTCCGCACATCTCCCCGCTGGCGGGCCGGACGGTGCTGGATGTCGGCTGCGGCAGCGGCTATCACATGTGGCGGATGATTGGTGCAGGCGCCCATCTGGTGGTCGGCATCGACCCGATGCAGCTGTTCCTGGTGCAGTTCGAAGCGGTGCGCAAGCTGCTGAATGACGATCGCCGGGCGCATATGCTGCCGCTGGGGATCGAGCAGTTACCGGCGCTGCAGGCCTTTGACACCGTTTTTTCGATGGGGGTGCTCTATCACCGCCGTTCTCCGCTGGATCACCTGCTGCAGCTGAAGAATCAGCTGGTGAGCGGCGGCGAACTGGTGCTGGAGACGCTGGTCATTGAGGGGGAGGTTAACCAGGTACTGGTGCCGGGCGAGCGTTATGCACAGATGCGCAACGTCTTCTTTATCCCCTCCGCCGATGCCCTGAAGAGCTGGCTGGAAAAAAGCGGGTTTGTCGATGTCCGCATCGTCGATTTCGCCCGCACCACCACCGAAGAGCAGCGCCGTACCGACTGGATGACCAGCGAGTCACTGGCGGAATTCCTCGATCCCGACGATCCCGCCAAAACGATTGAGGGCTATCCCGCGCCCCTGCGTGCCGTGCTGGTCGCCACTAAACCTTAA
- a CDS encoding LysE family translocator has protein sequence MTATLFSFLFAITILTLTPGFDTALVLRTAIAQGWQRAWATAFGVTLGCLLWGIAVGLGLGALLMASELAYNLLKWTGATWLLYLGIRLLLNPRQEPVTAEDEAAARPQGYLACFMRGLTGNLLNPKVGVFYVTFLPQFIPAGASVALWCSLMALAHMLLGLIWNAALIAGSHYFAGHLRKPSVLKVMDRLTGCVFIGFAAKLALSRR, from the coding sequence ATGACCGCCACGCTGTTCTCCTTTCTGTTTGCGATAACCATCCTGACGCTGACCCCTGGCTTTGATACGGCGCTGGTGCTGCGCACCGCGATTGCGCAGGGCTGGCAGCGCGCCTGGGCTACCGCCTTTGGTGTCACGCTGGGCTGTCTGCTCTGGGGGATTGCGGTGGGGCTGGGGCTGGGGGCGCTGCTGATGGCCTCTGAACTCGCCTATAACCTGCTGAAGTGGACTGGCGCAACCTGGCTGCTCTATCTGGGGATCCGGCTGCTGCTCAACCCGCGTCAGGAGCCGGTGACAGCGGAAGATGAGGCAGCGGCCAGGCCGCAGGGCTATCTGGCCTGCTTTATGCGGGGATTAACGGGAAATCTGCTGAACCCGAAAGTGGGCGTGTTTTATGTTACCTTCCTGCCGCAGTTTATTCCGGCGGGCGCGTCAGTGGCGCTCTGGTGCAGCCTGATGGCGCTGGCGCATATGCTGCTGGGACTGATCTGGAATGCGGCGCTGATTGCGGGCAGCCACTATTTCGCCGGTCATCTGCGGAAACCGTCGGTCCTGAAGGTGATGGATCGCCTGACCGGCTGCGTGTTTATTGGTTTTGCGGCGAAACTGGCATTGTCTCGCCGCTAA
- a CDS encoding glycerol dehydrogenase, which translates to MSKFIFSSPRKYVQGAGVLDELGTWLAELGDQAFLVADDVVWKLIGERTQRTLQSAGIRFSWQQFNGEASSNEITRLSKLAQDQGCNVVVGLGGGKTLDTVKAIADELKQPVAIVPTIASTDAPCSALSVIYSDSGVFESYRFYSKNPDLVLVDTAVCASAPARLFASGIADGLATWVEAQAVARSHAKSMVNGDPTLAGLAIARTCEETLLKWGYSAYIAVTEKRVTPAVEAVVEANTLLSGLGFENGGLAGAHAIHNGFTAIEGEIHHLTHGEKVAYGTLTQMVLEQRPDEEIARYIRFYRAINMPTTLREMHLENESWENLVKIGALANSDGDTLKNLNPHLAPEDIANALLALDAFSRTVK; encoded by the coding sequence ATGAGCAAATTTATTTTTTCGTCACCCCGAAAATATGTGCAGGGCGCCGGCGTACTGGATGAACTGGGAACCTGGCTGGCAGAGCTGGGCGATCAGGCGTTTCTGGTGGCGGACGATGTCGTCTGGAAACTGATTGGTGAACGCACGCAGCGGACGCTGCAGTCGGCCGGTATCCGCTTCAGCTGGCAGCAATTTAACGGCGAGGCCTCCAGTAACGAAATCACCCGCCTCAGTAAGCTGGCGCAGGATCAGGGCTGTAACGTGGTGGTCGGGCTGGGCGGCGGTAAAACGCTGGATACCGTGAAGGCGATAGCGGATGAGCTGAAACAGCCGGTGGCGATCGTGCCGACGATCGCCTCCACCGATGCGCCCTGCAGCGCCCTGTCGGTGATCTATTCCGACAGCGGGGTTTTCGAGAGCTATCGCTTTTACAGCAAAAACCCTGACCTGGTGCTGGTCGATACGGCCGTCTGCGCCAGCGCCCCGGCACGTCTCTTCGCCTCGGGCATTGCCGACGGTCTGGCTACCTGGGTTGAAGCGCAGGCGGTGGCGCGTTCCCATGCCAAATCGATGGTCAATGGGGATCCGACCCTGGCCGGACTGGCGATTGCCCGCACCTGTGAAGAGACGCTGCTCAAATGGGGTTACAGCGCCTATATCGCCGTGACGGAAAAGCGGGTCACGCCCGCCGTGGAGGCGGTGGTCGAGGCGAACACGCTGCTCTCCGGGCTGGGTTTTGAAAACGGGGGACTGGCTGGGGCACACGCAATCCACAACGGGTTTACCGCGATTGAGGGTGAGATCCACCATCTGACCCACGGCGAAAAAGTGGCCTATGGCACGCTGACGCAGATGGTGCTGGAGCAGCGCCCGGATGAAGAGATTGCCCGCTATATTCGCTTCTATCGCGCAATCAACATGCCGACGACGCTCAGGGAGATGCATCTGGAGAATGAAAGCTGGGAGAATCTGGTGAAGATCGGTGCCCTGGCAAACAGCGACGGCGATACGCTGAAAAACCTTAATCCTCATCTTGCGCCGGAGGATATTGCCAACGCGCTGCTGGCGCTGGATGCCTTCAGCCGCACGGTGAAATAG
- the cutC gene encoding copper homeostasis protein CutC, protein MTTLEICCYGVDCAVTAQQAGADRVELCAAPREGGLTPSIGALQAARRDVSIPVHPIVRPRGGDFCYTSREFEAMKSDVALIRELGFPGLVIGMLDEDAHVHLGQMRQIMALCDGLAVTFHRAFDLCHSPRRALEMLTDLGVARILTSGQQQSAENGIALLRELNESSTGPIIMAGAGVRLSNLQKFLDMGINEVHSSASHLMVSPMRYRKAGVSMCSEAETDEFSRYCVDGDVVEAMKSVMQMSTVRVA, encoded by the coding sequence ATGACCACACTGGAAATTTGCTGCTATGGCGTGGATTGCGCCGTGACCGCACAGCAGGCGGGCGCCGATCGGGTTGAACTCTGTGCCGCTCCCCGTGAAGGCGGACTGACCCCCTCGATAGGGGCACTGCAGGCTGCCCGTCGTGACGTTTCGATTCCGGTTCATCCGATTGTCCGGCCCCGTGGTGGCGATTTCTGTTATACCTCCCGGGAGTTTGAGGCGATGAAATCCGATGTAGCGCTGATCCGCGAACTCGGTTTTCCCGGTCTGGTTATCGGGATGCTGGATGAGGATGCCCACGTTCATCTGGGGCAGATGCGGCAGATTATGGCGCTGTGTGATGGCCTGGCGGTGACCTTTCATCGTGCCTTTGATCTCTGTCACAGCCCCAGGCGCGCCCTGGAGATGCTCACGGATTTAGGGGTAGCGCGTATTCTGACTTCGGGTCAGCAGCAGAGTGCGGAAAACGGAATTGCATTACTCAGGGAACTAAATGAGAGCAGCACCGGTCCTATTATTATGGCGGGTGCGGGCGTACGCCTCAGCAACCTGCAAAAGTTTCTCGACATGGGGATAAATGAAGTGCATAGCTCGGCCAGTCACCTGATGGTGTCGCCGATGCGCTACCGCAAAGCGGGCGTCTCCATGTGTTCTGAAGCCGAAACCGATGAGTTCAGTCGCTACTGTGTTGATGGCGACGTGGTCGAGGCGATGAAAAGCGTGATGCAGATGAGCACCGTTCGGGTCGCCTGA
- a CDS encoding MalY/PatB family protein — MAFNFDQRIDRRHSDSLKWNKYADQDILPLWVADTDFRSPDCVIEAIKTRAEHGIFGYGDTPVAFIDSAVSWLASRYQWHVNPEWIVVLPGVVSGLNLAVRAFTAPDELTIAPTPIYPPFRGAARLAERGQLNLPLTLQQGRWLPDMASAEDALTGKERLLMLCNPQNPGGTVYRREELEAQLKFAQKHDLIVCSDEIHSDLLLEPGVQHIPFASLSEDAAQRSVTLMSPSKTFNIAGLGASIAIIPSAELRARFNRLRRGIVPEVDILAITAAAAAWREGEPWLKAQIAYLRSNRDWLVSQVNKMNGLSVASPEATYLAWIDASALNVASPALYFEKYGLGLTAGREFGNDQFVRLNFGCTRALLDEAVARLKRALAARI, encoded by the coding sequence ATGGCATTCAATTTCGACCAACGGATAGACCGTCGTCACAGCGATAGCCTGAAATGGAACAAATATGCGGACCAGGACATTCTGCCGCTGTGGGTGGCCGATACGGATTTCCGATCGCCTGACTGTGTGATCGAGGCGATTAAAACCCGCGCTGAGCATGGGATTTTTGGCTATGGCGATACGCCAGTGGCTTTTATCGACAGCGCAGTGTCGTGGCTCGCCTCGCGCTATCAGTGGCACGTTAATCCCGAGTGGATCGTGGTTCTGCCGGGCGTCGTCAGCGGGCTTAACCTGGCCGTGCGGGCGTTTACCGCCCCTGATGAGCTGACCATTGCGCCCACGCCTATCTATCCACCGTTTCGCGGTGCCGCCAGACTGGCCGAGCGGGGTCAGCTCAACCTGCCTCTGACGCTGCAGCAGGGCCGCTGGTTGCCTGATATGGCGAGCGCGGAAGATGCACTGACCGGAAAAGAGCGGCTGTTAATGCTCTGTAACCCGCAGAATCCGGGCGGCACCGTCTATCGTCGCGAGGAGCTGGAAGCCCAGCTGAAATTTGCGCAGAAGCACGATCTGATCGTCTGTTCCGATGAGATACACAGCGATCTGCTGCTGGAGCCAGGCGTTCAGCATATTCCGTTTGCTTCACTGAGTGAGGATGCGGCGCAGCGCAGCGTCACGCTGATGTCCCCTTCCAAGACCTTTAATATCGCCGGGCTGGGTGCCTCCATCGCCATTATCCCCAGCGCAGAGCTGCGTGCCCGCTTTAACCGGCTGCGGCGCGGCATTGTGCCGGAGGTGGATATTCTGGCGATCACGGCCGCGGCGGCCGCCTGGCGCGAGGGGGAACCCTGGCTTAAGGCCCAGATTGCCTATCTGCGCAGCAACCGCGACTGGCTGGTTTCCCAGGTCAACAAGATGAACGGCCTGAGCGTCGCCTCACCGGAGGCGACCTATCTCGCCTGGATCGACGCCAGCGCGCTGAACGTTGCCAGTCCGGCACTCTATTTTGAAAAATATGGACTCGGCCTGACGGCCGGACGCGAGTTTGGCAACGATCAGTTTGTGCGGCTCAATTTCGGCTGTACCCGTGCGCTGCTGGATGAGGCCGTTGCGCGCCTGAAGCGCGCGCTGGCCGCCCGCATTTAG
- a CDS encoding VOC family protein, with amino-acid sequence MERSFPAELDDLKTDLARFEESLLNFAQRLGVRLNDLEIDHIAVRCHQETTAMRWQQGLQQMGHQFSAATINGRQICLFKLHDPLRVADRAIDVVELPWPGEKRYRHEGWEHIEVVLRGDHQTLGVRAMALLSDEALTQPGISFKTSSPQGENERLPNPTLAVTDGQTTIKFHPWRLEEIVASEQA; translated from the coding sequence GTGGAAAGATCTTTTCCGGCAGAATTGGATGATTTAAAGACAGATTTAGCGCGTTTTGAAGAATCGTTGCTGAATTTTGCGCAGCGACTGGGTGTACGCCTTAACGATCTGGAAATTGACCATATTGCCGTGCGTTGTCATCAGGAGACGACCGCGATGCGCTGGCAGCAAGGCTTGCAGCAGATGGGGCATCAATTTTCGGCCGCCACGATCAACGGACGGCAGATTTGCCTGTTTAAGCTACATGATCCACTGCGGGTGGCCGATCGGGCGATCGATGTGGTAGAGCTGCCCTGGCCGGGTGAAAAACGGTATCGTCACGAGGGCTGGGAGCATATCGAGGTAGTGCTGCGCGGCGATCATCAGACGCTGGGGGTACGCGCCATGGCGTTACTCTCTGACGAGGCCCTGACGCAGCCGGGTATCTCCTTTAAAACCAGCTCGCCACAGGGCGAAAATGAACGCCTGCCCAATCCGACCCTGGCGGTGACGGACGGGCAGACGACCATTAAGTTTCACCCGTGGCGGCTGGAAGAGATTGTCGCCAGCGAACAGGCCTAA